A single Zootoca vivipara chromosome 1, rZooViv1.1, whole genome shotgun sequence DNA region contains:
- the CATIP gene encoding ciliogenesis-associated TTC17-interacting protein produces MQKKTSDEVPKEVPIPKVPAANKGAVEFLSLIELKEIKYCIFGESLVAISESGETIGTFTISVEQTSYSPDDWDEEDVYLVRASSKGTIDGIPCTTSITGYVTKKLETVEQHTKESVRFREHPVETRTHVVRRQDQLFVSKTVIERDEEIHVDTFSYKLAQLHGLVSESANFLVMRVMARRQAVPQDAIFLAFGIDQHICPCTYRPLGVQKQKVGKEEVEVFVIERVVHSVDEVPLCWQFYFLSDGHLSRRVQVGSPATMVILQMPILIDTDEPDPRPVFEKIPLDWEEDVQLYSQFLDRKEELKASHATYVRRHPELRALLADFLQLLLLRKPDDVVTFAAEFFAPFSAERPPCRSFRHSDKPSPFRSHV; encoded by the exons AACTGAAAGAGATAAAGTACTGCATTTTTGGGGAATCGCTGGTTGCCATCTCAGAGAGTGGAGAGACTATAGGGACATTCACCATCTCAGTGGAGCAGACCAGCTATTCACCAGACGACTGGGATGAAGAAGACGTGTACCTGGTCCGTGCCAGCAGCAAGGGGACCATTGATGGCATCCCTTGCACAACGTCCATTACCG GATATGTAACGAAGAAATTGGAAACTGTAGAGCAGCACACAAAGGAAAGTGTGAGG TTCAGGGAGCACCCAGTGGAAACCAGGACCCATGTGGTGAGACGCCAAGACCAGCTTTTTGTGAGCAAAACCGTGATAGAAAGAGAT GAAGAGATCCACGTTGACACATTTTCTTACAAACTTGCGCAGCTTCATGGTCTAGTCTCAGAGTCTGCCAACTTCCTGGTGATGCGGGTGATGGCCAGAAGGCAAGCCGTACCACAGGATGCCATTTTCCTCGCATTTGGCATTGACCAGCACATCTGCCCCTGCACCTAT AGGCCCCTGGGTGTCCAGAAGCAGAAAGTGGGcaaagaggaggtggaggtgtTTGTCATCGAGAGAGTTGTGCACTCAGTGGATGAGGTCCCCCTGTGCTGGCAGTTCTACTTCCTGTCGGATGG GCATTTATCTCGCCGTGTCCAGGTTGGATCCCCGGCCACCATGGTGATCCTGCAGATGCCCATTCTGATTGACACAG ATGAACCAGACCCTCGTCCAGTCTTCGAGAAAATCCCGCTGGATTGGGAAGAGGATGTGCAGCTGTATTCCCAGTTCTTAGACAGAAAG GAGGAGCTGAAAGCAAGCCATGCCACCTATGTGCGTCGCCACCCAGAGCTCCGTGCGCTGTTGGCAGATTTcttacagctgctgctgcttcgcaAGCCCGATGACGTGGTCACCTTCGCTGCGGAGTTCTTTGCCCCCTTTTCAGCGGAGCGCCCGCCGTGCAGGTCGTTTCGGCATTCCGACAAGCCCAGCCCCTTTCGCAGCCACGTCTAA